A single window of bacterium DNA harbors:
- a CDS encoding M23 family metallopeptidase produces the protein MRFAVGVFIVGVPVFAHAGIMSFVAGIFSSEKIATDASASVLNSQNMDILKAALNTDPNPAKGGGDITIVGGTALLSETGPQGTLVDIEDHLASSGQISLYVVRPGDSLSQIARMFNVSVNTVIWANDIRGSVIREGQTLVILPITGVKHTVVKGDTLESIAKKYKADLKEVLDFNNLPENASVAIGDTVVIPDGEIAAPKPSPSSAGSSAKYVKGASGPSYEGYYIRPIVGGRKTQGLHSYNGVDLAAPVGTPIMASASGTVIVSKEYGWNGGYGNYVVISHSNGSQTLYAHTNKNIVSVGQQVVKGQVVAYIGMSGRTTGPHVHFEIRGAKNPF, from the coding sequence TTGCGGTTTGCAGTGGGTGTTTTTATTGTGGGAGTACCCGTTTTTGCGCATGCCGGCATAATGTCATTTGTTGCCGGCATTTTTAGTTCTGAAAAAATCGCTACCGATGCTTCGGCGAGTGTCCTTAACTCTCAAAACATGGACATTTTAAAGGCGGCTTTAAACACAGACCCCAATCCGGCCAAAGGAGGTGGCGACATAACCATAGTGGGAGGAACCGCCCTGTTGTCTGAAACGGGGCCACAAGGCACTCTCGTTGACATAGAAGACCATCTCGCTTCTTCCGGTCAAATAAGTTTATACGTGGTTCGCCCGGGGGATTCTCTTTCCCAGATTGCTCGGATGTTTAACGTATCGGTCAATACCGTTATATGGGCTAACGACATTCGCGGTTCTGTTATTCGCGAAGGACAAACCCTTGTGATTTTGCCCATAACGGGTGTAAAACATACGGTAGTTAAAGGTGACACGTTAGAGAGTATTGCAAAAAAATACAAAGCCGACCTAAAAGAAGTGCTTGACTTTAATAACTTGCCTGAAAACGCCTCCGTTGCTATTGGGGATACGGTTGTTATTCCTGATGGAGAAATCGCCGCTCCAAAACCATCGCCTTCTTCTGCCGGCTCTTCAGCCAAGTATGTTAAAGGTGCGAGCGGTCCGAGCTATGAAGGTTATTATATAAGACCTATCGTTGGAGGCAGAAAAACCCAAGGACTCCACAGTTATAACGGCGTAGATCTTGCCGCTCCGGTGGGAACACCGATAATGGCTTCAGCGAGTGGAACTGTCATTGTAAGCAAAGAGTACGGTTGGAACGGGGGCTATGGAAACTACGTTGTCATATCTCACAGTAACGGTTCTCAAACGCTTTATGCCCACACTAACAAAAACATCGTATCTGTCGGTCAGCAGGTTGTAAAAGGGCAAGTTGTCGCGTATATAGGAATGAGCGGTCGCACCACGGGTCCTCACGTGCATTTTGAAATCAGAGGAGCGAAAAATCCATTTTAA
- a CDS encoding YifB family Mg chelatase-like AAA ATPase, which produces MSFARAYSAQPSILGADIITVETDISKGLNAFSLIGLPDKAVDESRGRVSAAVKHAGFTSPKQSNQKTVIALAPADLKKEGPFFDLAMALSYLLADEEIKFETEKKLFVGELSLDGNLRPVKGILPIAKEAKEKGFQEIFVPKENAAEAALIDGISIFGAHTLKEVLDHLDEKDGPDDSEINSQIKKFITKQEKTKVKYREPEYAIDLSDIKGQENAKRGLEIAAAGGHNIALYGPPGTGKTLLAKAFASLLPPLTFEEILEVTSIHSVAGTVSGELVTHPPLRSPHHTASHIAITGGGSVPKPGEITLAHRGVLFMDEFPEFDRRVIETLRQPLEERTVSVSRARGSVLFPANFILIATLNPCPCGNFGSKKKICTCSPLLIQRYKRKISGPIMDRIDMWIEVPHMEYEDLQADKKEGSSVEAKEKILSARKKQKDRLKRLGFLGDLNGNLSAKNIDAVIPLSDEVKNFVRLSAERLSLSPRAYHKVLKLSRTIADMLGDDEVNIEHIKEALSYRPKEEIM; this is translated from the coding sequence ATGTCTTTCGCTCGCGCTTACAGTGCCCAACCATCTATTTTAGGCGCCGATATAATAACGGTGGAAACCGACATTTCAAAAGGCCTGAATGCTTTTTCACTAATCGGACTTCCGGACAAAGCAGTTGACGAATCACGAGGCCGAGTATCGGCCGCGGTAAAACACGCCGGTTTTACTTCTCCCAAACAATCAAATCAAAAGACGGTCATAGCATTGGCCCCTGCGGATCTTAAAAAAGAGGGTCCTTTTTTTGACCTGGCCATGGCTCTTTCTTACCTTTTGGCGGATGAAGAAATAAAGTTTGAAACGGAAAAGAAACTTTTTGTGGGGGAACTTTCTCTTGACGGAAACCTTCGTCCGGTAAAAGGAATTTTGCCCATAGCCAAAGAAGCAAAAGAAAAAGGATTCCAAGAGATTTTTGTTCCTAAAGAAAACGCCGCCGAAGCCGCTCTTATAGACGGTATTTCCATTTTCGGGGCCCATACTTTAAAAGAAGTTTTAGACCATCTGGACGAAAAAGACGGTCCTGACGACAGTGAGATAAATTCTCAAATAAAAAAATTCATAACGAAGCAGGAAAAAACCAAAGTAAAATACAGGGAACCGGAATATGCAATTGATTTAAGCGACATAAAAGGACAGGAGAACGCCAAAAGGGGACTGGAAATAGCGGCCGCGGGAGGCCACAACATCGCCCTCTACGGACCTCCGGGCACCGGAAAAACGCTTTTAGCCAAAGCATTCGCTTCTCTTTTGCCACCTTTGACGTTTGAAGAGATTCTGGAAGTAACTTCCATACATTCAGTAGCCGGAACCGTTTCAGGAGAACTCGTGACACACCCGCCGCTGCGGTCACCTCACCATACCGCTTCGCACATTGCCATTACAGGGGGCGGTTCAGTCCCTAAACCGGGCGAGATAACTCTGGCTCACAGAGGGGTCTTATTTATGGACGAGTTTCCGGAATTTGACCGCAGGGTTATAGAAACCTTGCGCCAACCGCTTGAAGAAAGGACTGTTTCCGTTTCCCGCGCTCGCGGTTCCGTTTTGTTTCCGGCAAATTTTATTCTCATCGCCACGTTAAACCCATGTCCTTGCGGCAACTTTGGCAGTAAAAAGAAAATTTGCACTTGTTCGCCTTTACTGATTCAACGCTATAAAAGAAAAATTTCCGGTCCTATTATGGACAGAATAGACATGTGGATAGAGGTTCCCCATATGGAGTACGAGGACTTGCAGGCGGACAAAAAAGAAGGAAGTAGCGTGGAAGCGAAAGAAAAAATATTGTCGGCGCGTAAAAAACAAAAAGACCGTTTAAAACGTCTCGGTTTCCTCGGCGACTTAAATGGAAACTTATCCGCAAAAAACATTGACGCGGTTATTCCTCTTTCTGACGAAGTGAAAAACTTTGTCCGCCTTTCGGCGGAAAGGTTGTCTCTTTCACCCAGGGCTTATCACAAAGTTCTGAAGCTGTCCCGAACCATTGCAGACATGCTGGGAGATGACGAAGTCAATATTGAGCACATAAAAGAGGCGTTAAGTTACAGACCAAAGGAAGAGATAATGTAA
- a CDS encoding TraR/DksA C4-type zinc finger protein: MTIDKEHFKKELEKELSNIVKELKSVGRINPDNPADWEALPDKMDVLASDENETADSIESYEENTAILKQLETRYNEIIKALKRIKDGGYGVCEVGGEEIEKERLEANPAATTCIKHLE; encoded by the coding sequence ATGACCATAGACAAAGAGCATTTTAAAAAAGAGCTGGAAAAAGAGCTTTCAAACATTGTGAAAGAGCTGAAAAGTGTCGGCCGAATAAATCCCGACAATCCGGCGGACTGGGAAGCCCTGCCGGACAAAATGGATGTTTTAGCCTCGGACGAGAACGAGACGGCGGACAGTATAGAATCATACGAGGAAAATACCGCCATATTAAAACAGTTGGAAACCAGATACAACGAAATCATAAAAGCTCTAAAAAGAATCAAAGACGGGGGATATGGTGTTTGTGAAGTGGGGGGAGAAGAAATAGAAAAAGAACGATTGGAAGCAAATCCCGCCGCCACGACTTGTATAAAACATTTGGAGTAG